Genomic segment of Neofelis nebulosa isolate mNeoNeb1 chromosome 17, mNeoNeb1.pri, whole genome shotgun sequence:
AACATCAGCAAATGCATACTGCAAAGAAAATTGACAACTGTGAAGAAGGTAGTCAAACCTTTAAGGATGGGTCATCACTCCATGCAGACAGGCGAATCCGTACTGCacagaaaccttacaaatgtcaacaatgtggcaaggcctttagcCAGCAATCATTGCTTACTCAGCATCAAAGaatccacactggagagaaaccctatgaatgtcaAGAATGTGGCCAGGCCTTTAAATGTCACTCATACCTTATTAAACATCACAGAAcgcatactggagagaaaccttacaaatgtcaagaatgtggcaaggccttcaAGCAGCAATCATCCCTTACTAAGCATCACAGAATACATAccggagagaaaccttacaaatgtcaagaatgtggcaaggcctttagcCACCGATCATCCCTTGCTCAGCATCACAGAAggcatactggagagaaaccttacaaatgtcaagaatgtggcaaggcctttccCCAGCAATCATCCCTTAGTcgacatcacagaattcatactggagagagaCCTCACAACTGtcaagaatgtggcaaggcctttatcCACCCATCATCCCTTACTCAGCATCACAGAATCCATACTGGcgagaaaccttaccaatgtcaagaatgtggaaaagcctttaagTGTTCCTCACGACTTACtgaacatcacagaattcatactggagagaaaccccacaaatgtaaagaatgtggcaaggcctatAAAGCGTACTCACAGCTTACTCAACATCACGTAATTCATAccggagagaaaccttacaaatgtaaagaatgtggtaaGGCCTTTAGCAGATACTCAACCCTTTTTCTACATCGCATAATTCATACCGgacagaaaccttaccaatgtaacAAATGCAGCAAAACCTTTAATTTACCTTCAAGGCTTACTCAGCATCACagaatccatactggagagaaaccttacaaatg
This window contains:
- the LOC131499391 gene encoding zinc finger protein 665-like isoform X1 — protein: MQRVENTSKYDECGKALKQSSSIADHQRIRVGENPYTGNESGNMFSESLSLNMYKTSGTGEKRYICKECGKTFVRHSTLSQHQQMHTAKKIDNCEEGSQTFKDGSSLHADRRIRTAQKPYKCQQCGKAFSQQSLLTQHQRIHTGEKPYECQECGQAFKCHSYLIKHHRTHTGEKPYKCQECGKAFKQQSSLTKHHRIHTGEKPYKCQECGKAFSHRSSLAQHHRRHTGEKPYKCQECGKAFPQQSSLSRHHRIHTGERPHNCQECGKAFIHPSSLTQHHRIHTGEKPYQCQECGKAFKCSSRLTEHHRIHTGEKPHKCKECGKAYKAYSQLTQHHVIHTGEKPYKCKECGKAFSRYSTLFLHRIIHTGQKPYQCNKCSKTFNLPSRLTQHHRIHTGEKPYKCQECGKVFSQQASLSQHQRIHSGEKPHKCQECGKAFRLKSNLNDHHRIHTGEKPFQCQQCGKAFRIKSNLNGHHKIHTGEKPYQCQICGKGFTKCSELHQHHRIHT
- the LOC131499391 gene encoding zinc finger protein 665-like isoform X2 is translated as MQRVENTSKYDECGKALKQSSSIADHQRIRVGENPYTGNESGNMFSESLSLNMYKTSGTGEKRYICKECGKTFVRHSTLSQHQRIRTAQKPYKCQQCGKAFSQQSLLTQHQRIHTGEKPYECQECGQAFKCHSYLIKHHRTHTGEKPYKCQECGKAFKQQSSLTKHHRIHTGEKPYKCQECGKAFSHRSSLAQHHRRHTGEKPYKCQECGKAFPQQSSLSRHHRIHTGERPHNCQECGKAFIHPSSLTQHHRIHTGEKPYQCQECGKAFKCSSRLTEHHRIHTGEKPHKCKECGKAYKAYSQLTQHHVIHTGEKPYKCKECGKAFSRYSTLFLHRIIHTGQKPYQCNKCSKTFNLPSRLTQHHRIHTGEKPYKCQECGKVFSQQASLSQHQRIHSGEKPHKCQECGKAFRLKSNLNDHHRIHTGEKPFQCQQCGKAFRIKSNLNGHHKIHTGEKPYQCQICGKGFTKCSELHQHHRIHT